Genomic segment of Pseudomonas sp. DY-1:
GCGCCGGAATCAGTCGGCGCAGCCGCCGCAAACCCCGGCGACACAAGCGGCGAGCAGGCTTGGCGGGAAGTTCGTGGCGCATCTCCTTCTGGACGAGTGGCGCCATGCCAGGGCGGCACCGGGTCGGGCCACCCTGTGATTGCATCGATCAATCCGGTAGATCAGGCCAGCTTCAGCAGCTCCGCCGCCGTCATCCCCGACAGGCCCAGCAGGCAAAGGCCACAGGCGAGATAGGTGAGGCGGTGCCAGAGGGTGGAAGCGGCACGGCGGAACCAGTCCACCAGGCCGGCACAGATAAAGCACCAGAGCAGCGAAGACAGCATGAAACCGCCGAAGAACACTGCAAGGTGGGTCGGTGTCGGTTCGGCCACGCCCACTGCCGCCATGGCCCCGCCCATGGCGGCCCAGTAGACGATGTTCTGCGGGTTGGTCAGCGACAGGGCGGCGCCAGAGGCGAAAGCACCGCCGCTGGCACCTTGCTCTTCGGTCGAGGGCTGCGGCGGGCGATGGGCGTCACGCAGCGACTGCAAGCCGAGCCAGCCCAGATACAGGGCACTGGCGATGGTCAGGGGGTAGCGCACGGTGGCGCTGTCCAGCAACAGGGCGAGGCCGGTAAGGCCCAGCGCGGCCCAGGTGGCATCGCCCACCAGCGAGCCGATCTGCACCATCAGCGCGGGCTTGTAACCGTCGCGCAGGCCGCGGCGCAGGGTTTCGCTGAACACCGCGCCGGGTGCTGCGTTGAAGACGAATCCGAGAAGCATCGCAGCGATGAAGAAGGACAACATGAGTCTTGAAATTCCTTGTTTCAGACGGGTTGCGGCCTGTTGCCGCACGATATGGGAACTCGTGGATAAATGGTGCAGTCTCCCTTCTTGGGCATTTCTGCCCTTTCTGCCAAGGAGACTCCCATGATTCGCAAGCTCGTCGTTGCATCCGTGCTGGCCCTGGCCAGTGCACCTCTGCTGGCTGCTGAATGTACCGTGGATGTGCAAGGCACTGACCAGATGACTTTCGATACCAAAGAGATCAAGGTCAGCAAAAGTTGCAAAACCTTCACCGTGAACCTGAAGCACTCGGGCAAGCTGGCCAAGAACGTAATGGGCCACAACTGGGTGCTGAGCAAGACCACCGATGCCCAGGCCATTGCCACCGAAGGCATGACCGCCGGCCTCGACAAGGACTACATCAAGGCCGACGACCCCCGCATCATCGCCCACACCAAGATGATCGGCGGTGGCGAGAGCGCCAGTGTGACCTTCGACGTGTCCAAGCTGACTGCCGGTGAGGGCTACGAGTTCTTCTGCTCGTTCCCGGGGCACGTGTCGATGATGAAGGGTACCCTGGCCCTGGTCGACTGACCTCAGGTGAACGCAAAAAAGGCCGCTCCGTGTAGCGGCCTTTTTTTGTTTCTGGAGCGAGCGCGGGCGTACATCTCTGTAGGGGCGAATGAATTCGCCCCTACTGGCCTGCGGTCATCTTGAAGATGCCCTGGGCATTGCCGCTGTCGAAGTTCAGGTCCAGTCGGGCCTCTTCCGGATCGAGCTCGCGCTGGATGAATTCCACGAATGAACCCGGCACCTCCCGCTGCACGGTCCGGCCGTTGGCGTCGATGAAGTCGCGCTGTACCTGCACGGCGCGGTAGGCGGTTTGCATCACCCGGCCGGACGCCGAGACTTCGATGCTGGCCTTCATCGGCCGGCCCTTGGCATTTTGCTCATCGACCACCGACTGCAGGTTGGCGACCCGGTCGGTGAGGTGATTGAACATGTTGCCCTCAGTGGCGATCCAGGCCATTTCCACGCTTTCGTCGCGCAGCAACTGGTAGTCGCTTTCTTGCACCACACCGTGCTGACGGTCAAAGGCGCGATAGAGCGCGGGTAGCAGGTGCCGAGCCTCGGCCTCGCTGCATTGGCGCTGGCGCCAGAGGGTGTCGAGGATGGCCTTGTGGCTGGCGTCCAGCGGGTCGCGGCTGTCGCCCACCACGCGGCTCACCGCCAGCTGGAAGCTCTCGCCGAAGCGGCCCGGATGGAGTTCTGAGACGAAGAACTGGGCGATGTCCTCGGGAAGGTCCATCTGCCGGTAGGCATAACCGGTCATCTTCAGTCGGGTCAGCGGATAGGTGCGCACATCGGCGAACCCCAGGGGCTCCAGCAACCGGGCGAAGGCCAGGCGGCCACGGGGCAGGGCGCCGTTATCCGGCCAGTCGACGGTGCGGATGGCACCGTGATCGAACACCACCTGGCGGCCTTTGGCTTTTTGCTCTTCCACATAAGTACGACCAATGGGCACCGCCTCCACCAGCTTGTGGAACAGGCAGAGATTCAGTGCCTCGGCCAGCCAGGCGCGGTGCACGGCGGCGTTACTGAATGGAAAGGCAGACAGGCTCGTGGGGATTTCCACATGGGCTTCGACCCAGCGGGCGGCGGGCTCGCCGATCACGCTGGCGACCAGGGCAAAAAGGCGTTGGTTGGTGGACATGGAACGATTCCGGGATGGAGAAAAGGTGAGCCTATCCAAGCAGCCCGGCGGCGGTGGGGCAAACGAAAAAATCCGGCGGGTTCATTCCGTTTTTTCCTGAATGCGTCGCGCTGTGGTACGTGCATTCAATGTAGGGGCGAATGAATTCGCCCCTACGGAAGAGAAGTTCGCAAATTTCCTGACAAGCCAGCGCTCGTTACTCCTGATCCATCTGCTCCAGCATCCAGCGCACGAAACCCTTTACCTTCGGCACTTCCGCTGCGTGCTCGGCGTAAGCCAGGTAGTAGGCATTGCGGCTGGGCATGGGGTGATTCCAGGGGATCACCAGCTTGCCTTCCTGCAACTCTTCCTCCACCAGGAATCGCGGCAGCAGGGCTACGCCGCAGCCGGCCTGGGCGGCGCGGATGCACATATAGGACGTGTCGAAGCGTGGCCCGTGGTAGCTGTGTTCGGTGTGCCGGTCCTGGCTCTGGAACCATTCATGCCAGGCTTCCGGGCGGGTCGCGTTCTGCAGCAGCACCAGTTCGGTGAGCTGAGTCGGCTCGGTGAAAGGCTGCTTCGGCATCGCGCCGGGGGCGCAGACCGGTACCACTTCCTCGCTGAACAGGCGGATGCACTCGGCGCCAGGCAGCGCGCCATGGCCGAAGTAGAAGGCCACGTCGCAACGCCCCTGGACCAGGGCATTGGGTTCCAGTTCATTGCGCAGGTCCAGGTGCACATTCGGGTGTCGCAGCCGCCAGCCCTTGAGTCGCGGAATCAGCCAGCGCGCACCGAAGGTGGGCGGGGTGGCGACCCGCAGCACTTCGGTATCGCCGCCGTAGGACAGCATGTAGTGGGTGGACATCTCCACCTGGGCGAGGATCTTGCGCACTTCGGTCAGGTACAGCGAGCCCGCCGGGGTCAGCTGCAGGCGCCGGCGTACGCGGCGGAACAGGAGGTGCTGGAGCAGTTCTTCCAGCTGCGCCACCTGCTTGCTCACCGCACTCTGGGTCAGGTTCAGCTCCTCTGAGGCGCGGGTGAAACTGAGGTGACGGGCCACCGCTTCGAAGCATTGCAGGGCGGTGATCGAGGGCATGTGGCGTTTGAGCATCGGGTTTTCTCGGGGCGGGCCGGTACATGAGTAAACGGAATGATATGTGTCGGAAAGGTCGTTTGTTGGCAAGACCTTTTCGCGGCTATTACTGGTGCCATTCCGATTCAGCGCTGAACCGGTAGGAGCGAGCTCGCTCGCGAAGCCTTCGCCAGCACGCTGGCTCCTACAGCGATCGCGCCATTACTTGCCGAAACAGGAGTTCCCATGGTTGCCGCACTGCTTGACCGCCTCGGTGTCGATTCATCCCTCTACCAACAAGGCGATCACGCCGTTCATTCGCCCATCGACGGTAGCCGCATCGGTACCGTGCGCCTTGAAAGCCGCGCGGAAGTCGAAGCGAAGATCGCTCGCGCAGCCGAAGCCTTCCACGCCTGGCGCAAGGTGCCGGCGCCGCGTCGCGGCGAGCTGATCCGCCAGTACGGTGAAGTGCTGCGCCAGTACAAGGCCGAGCTGGGGGAACTGGTTTCCTGGGAAGCCGGCAAGATCACCCAGGAAGGTCTGGGCGAGGTGCAGGAAATGATCGACATCTGCGACTTCGCCGTCGGCCTGTCGCGCCAGCTATACGGGCTGACCATCGCCTCCGAGCGCCCCGGCCACCACATGCGTGAAACCTGGCATCCGCTGGGTGTGGTCGGTGTCATCAGCGCGTTCAACTTCCCGGTTGCCGTCTGGTCGTGGAACACCGCGCTGGCGCTGGTATGCGGCAACCCGGTGGTGTGGAAACCTTCGGAGAAGACTCCGCTCACCGCGCTGGCCTGCCAGGCGCTGTTCGAGCGCGTGGCGAAGAATTTCAGTGACGCTCCGGCCAACCTCAGTCAGGTGGTGATCGGCGCTCGCGAAGCCGGCGAAGCCCTGGTGGATGACCCGCGCGTGGCGCTGGTCAGCGCCACCGGCAGCACCCGCATGGGCCGAGAAGTCGCTCCTCGAGTTGCGGCGCGCTTCGCCCGCAGCGTGCTGGAGCTGGGCGGTAATAACGCCATGATCCTTGCCCCTAGCGCCGATCTCGACCTGGCGGTACGCGCCATTCTCTTCAGCGCCGTTGGCACTGCCGGCCAGCGCTGCACCACCCTGCGCCGCCTGATCGCCCATGAATCAGTGAAGGCCGAGATCGTCGAGCGCCTGAAGGCTGCCTATTCCAAGGTGCGCATCGGCCATCCGCTGGAGGGCAACCTGGTCGGTCCGCTGATCGACAAGCAGAGCTTCGAGGGCATGCAGCGTGCGCTGGAGCAGGCTCGCGCCGAAGGCGGCACGGTGTTCGGTGGCGAGCGCCAACTGGCCGATCGTTACCCCAACGCCTATTACGTATCACCGGCCATCGCTGAAATGCCCGGCCAGAGTGCCGTGGTCTGCCACGAGACATTCGCCCCGATTCTCTACGTGGTCGGCTACAGCGATTTCGAAGACGCCATCGCCCTCAACAACGCCGTGCCCCAGGGCCTGTCGTCCTGTGCGTTCACCACCGATGTGCGTGAAGCCGAGCTGTTCCAGTCGGCGGTGGGCAGCGACTGTGGCATCGCCAACGTCAACATCGGCCCGAGTGGCGCGGAGATCGGCGGTGCCTTTGGTGGCGAGAAGGAAACCGGAGGTGGCCGCGAGTCCGGCTCGGACGCCTGGAAGGCCTACATGCGCCGCCAGACCAACACCGTGAACTACTCTCACGAGCTGCCGCTGGCCCAGGGCATCACCTTCGACTAAGGATTGCACTCCATGACCCTGCGCCAGGAATGCCTCTGGGAATATCTGACGCCACAACTGCCGGAAAGCCCGGTCTTGCACGGCGAGGTCAAGGTCGATGTCTGTGTGATAGGGGCCGGCTTCACCGGCCTCTCCGCAGCCTTGCACCTGCTGGAAGCGGGTAAGCGTGTCTGCCTGCTGGAAGCCCATACCGCTGGCCACGGCGGCTCCGGGCGCAACGTCGGGCTGGTCAACGCCGGCATGTGGATTCCGCCGGATGAGATCGAGGCCGGCCTCGGTCGCACGGTTGGCGAGCGCCTCAATCGCACCCTGGGTGCCGCACCGTCACTGGTTTTCTCCCTGGTGGACCGCTATGGCATCGACTGCCAGTTGCGCCGCGAGGGCACTCTGCATATGGCCCACAACGCTCGTGGCCAGGCCGATCTCGCCAGCCGTTGTGAGCAATGGCAGCGCCGTGGCGCGCCGGTTGAGCTGCTGACCGGCAACGCCTGCCGCGACGCCACCGGCACAGACAGGATTGCCGCCGCGCTGCTCGATCGCCGCGCCGGGACCCTCAATCCGATGGGGTACACCCGTGGCCTGGCCCGTGCGGTGAAATACCTCGGCGGCCAGCTCTTCGAGCATTCGAAGGTTTTGCGCCTGGAGCGCCAGGGCGCCGACTGGTGTGTGATCAGCGAGCACGGCGTGGCCATCGCCCCGCAGGTGGTGATCGCCTCCAATGCCTACACCGAAGGCGAGTGGACCGAACTGCGCCGCCACTTCTTCCCCGGTTATTACTACCAGGTGGCTTCCACGCCGCTCTCGGGTGAGGCCGCCGCGCGCATCCTGCCGGGCGGCCAGGGTTCGTGGGATACCCGGCAGGTGCTCAGCAGCATCCGCCGCGATGCCGCCGGACGCCTGCTGCTCGGCAGCCTGGGTAATGGCTCGCGCAAGCCGGACTGGTTCCTGCGCGCCTGGGCCGATCGCATCCAGCGCCACTACTTCCCGTATCTGGGCAAGGTGGACTGGGAGTTCACCTGGACCGGTTGTATCGACTTCACTCCCGACCATCTCATGCGCCTCTACGAGCCGGCGCCGGGACTGCTGGCCTTCACCGGCTACAACGGTCGTGGAGTGACCACCGGCAGCGTGGTAGGCAAGGCGTTCGCCGACTATCTGCTCAGTGGTGACGAAACGGTCCTGCCGATGCCCTTCCAGCCCATGCGGGCGGTAGCGGCGGTAGGGTTGCGCAGTTCGCTCTACGAAGCAGGTTTTTCGCTCTACCACGCGGGGCAGTGCCTGCGTGTGGTGATCTGATAGGAAGGGCGGGATGGAGTAGGGTGGACCGCGCTTCACCGGTCCACCATGGTGCGTCAGGGCTGGCATCGGATGGTGGCAATGAAGAAGCGATATCCACCCTGCGAAAAGCCGTCATTCAGCGCTTCGTCGAAGTGAGCGATGTGCATTGGGTTCGCTGGGCTCGTGATGCAGATCGCAAAAAAAATGCCTGCACTGCTTTCGGGCGATGGGAATTTTCTTGCAGGATTGGGGGAACGGTAACAGTGCGGAGTGGGAAAATTCGCGCACCAGTGATGTGCAAATAAGTACCGCGAGTCTATTGTTAGCGAATCTGCTGGCACACTGATGCCGTGCAGTTTCCAGACACGTCCGGAAATTAATCGGTTCGATTTGGAAGTCATTGATTTAAAAGAATAAAAATAATAAATCGAGGAGGTGGGAACAGCCTTTCAGGGCGCGGAGCAACTACAAGAATTAATGGCACGCCACTTGCTGAACACGAGCGCTAACCCTAAAAACCTCAGGAGCAAAACTCCATGTCGCAGAAGATTTTCAGAAAAGGCTTTCTGGCTCTGGCGGTTACCACCGCGCTGGGCATTTCTTCCGTTGTACAGGCTGATGTAGTCATTGGCGTAGCCGGGCCGCACACCGGCGCGAACGCCTCGTTTGGGGAACAATACTGGCGCGGTGCTTCCCAGGCCGCCGAAGATCTCAACGCCGCCGGTGGTATCAACGGCGAGAAGATCAAACTGGTGAAAGCCGACGACGCCTGCGAGCCGAAACAGGCCGTGGCCGTTGCCAACCGTCTCGTCGACCAGGACAAGGCCATCGCCGTTGTCGGTCACTTCTGCTCCTCCTCCACCATTCCTGCTTCCGAGGTCTACGACGAAGCCGGCATCCTCGCCATGACACCGGGCTCCACCAACCCGGCAGTGACCGAGCGCGGCCTGTCCGGCATGTTCCGCATGTGCGGTCGTGACGATCAGCAAGGCATCGTGGCCGGCGACTACATCGTCGACGTGCTGAAGGCCACCAAGGTCGCGATCATCCACGACAAGGACACCTACGGTCAGGGCCTGGCCGACGCCACCAAGGCACAGCTGGCCAAGCGCGGCGTGAAGGAAGTCCTGTACGAAGGCCTGACCCGCGGTGAGAAAGACTTCAACGCCCTGGTCACCAAGATTCGCGCCTCCGGCGCCGAGGTCGTCTACTTCGGCGGTCTGCACCCGGAAGCCGGCCCGCTGGTTCGCCAGATGCGTGAGCAGGGCCTGACCGCCAAGTTCCTCTCCGGCGACGGCATCGTGACCGACGAACTGGTCACCACCGCCGGCGGCCCGCAATACACCAAGGGTGTGCTGATGACCTTCGGCGCCGACCCCCGCAAGATCGCGGACGGCAAGGCGGTGATCGAGAAGTTCCGCGCCGGCGGCTTCGAGCCGGAAGGCTACACCCTGTATGCCTATGCGACCCTGCAAGCCCTGGCTGCCGGCTTCAATGGCGCCGGTTCCAACGACCCGGCCAAGGCTTCTGAATGGCTGAAGGGCCATCCGGTGCAGACGGTGAT
This window contains:
- a CDS encoding branched-chain amino acid ABC transporter substrate-binding protein, whose amino-acid sequence is MSQKIFRKGFLALAVTTALGISSVVQADVVIGVAGPHTGANASFGEQYWRGASQAAEDLNAAGGINGEKIKLVKADDACEPKQAVAVANRLVDQDKAIAVVGHFCSSSTIPASEVYDEAGILAMTPGSTNPAVTERGLSGMFRMCGRDDQQGIVAGDYIVDVLKATKVAIIHDKDTYGQGLADATKAQLAKRGVKEVLYEGLTRGEKDFNALVTKIRASGAEVVYFGGLHPEAGPLVRQMREQGLTAKFLSGDGIVTDELVTTAGGPQYTKGVLMTFGADPRKIADGKAVIEKFRAGGFEPEGYTLYAYATLQALAAGFNGAGSNDPAKASEWLKGHPVQTVMGKKEWDSKGDLKVSDYVIYEWDDKGKYSQQ
- a CDS encoding FAD-binding oxidoreductase, which encodes MTLRQECLWEYLTPQLPESPVLHGEVKVDVCVIGAGFTGLSAALHLLEAGKRVCLLEAHTAGHGGSGRNVGLVNAGMWIPPDEIEAGLGRTVGERLNRTLGAAPSLVFSLVDRYGIDCQLRREGTLHMAHNARGQADLASRCEQWQRRGAPVELLTGNACRDATGTDRIAAALLDRRAGTLNPMGYTRGLARAVKYLGGQLFEHSKVLRLERQGADWCVISEHGVAIAPQVVIASNAYTEGEWTELRRHFFPGYYYQVASTPLSGEAAARILPGGQGSWDTRQVLSSIRRDAAGRLLLGSLGNGSRKPDWFLRAWADRIQRHYFPYLGKVDWEFTWTGCIDFTPDHLMRLYEPAPGLLAFTGYNGRGVTTGSVVGKAFADYLLSGDETVLPMPFQPMRAVAAVGLRSSLYEAGFSLYHAGQCLRVVI
- a CDS encoding DUF1338 domain-containing protein yields the protein MSTNQRLFALVASVIGEPAARWVEAHVEIPTSLSAFPFSNAAVHRAWLAEALNLCLFHKLVEAVPIGRTYVEEQKAKGRQVVFDHGAIRTVDWPDNGALPRGRLAFARLLEPLGFADVRTYPLTRLKMTGYAYRQMDLPEDIAQFFVSELHPGRFGESFQLAVSRVVGDSRDPLDASHKAILDTLWRQRQCSEAEARHLLPALYRAFDRQHGVVQESDYQLLRDESVEMAWIATEGNMFNHLTDRVANLQSVVDEQNAKGRPMKASIEVSASGRVMQTAYRAVQVQRDFIDANGRTVQREVPGSFVEFIQRELDPEEARLDLNFDSGNAQGIFKMTAGQ
- a CDS encoding LysR family transcriptional regulator, which encodes MLKRHMPSITALQCFEAVARHLSFTRASEELNLTQSAVSKQVAQLEELLQHLLFRRVRRRLQLTPAGSLYLTEVRKILAQVEMSTHYMLSYGGDTEVLRVATPPTFGARWLIPRLKGWRLRHPNVHLDLRNELEPNALVQGRCDVAFYFGHGALPGAECIRLFSEEVVPVCAPGAMPKQPFTEPTQLTELVLLQNATRPEAWHEWFQSQDRHTEHSYHGPRFDTSYMCIRAAQAGCGVALLPRFLVEEELQEGKLVIPWNHPMPSRNAYYLAYAEHAAEVPKVKGFVRWMLEQMDQE
- the azu gene encoding azurin, with product MIRKLVVASVLALASAPLLAAECTVDVQGTDQMTFDTKEIKVSKSCKTFTVNLKHSGKLAKNVMGHNWVLSKTTDAQAIATEGMTAGLDKDYIKADDPRIIAHTKMIGGGESASVTFDVSKLTAGEGYEFFCSFPGHVSMMKGTLALVD
- a CDS encoding aldehyde dehydrogenase family protein encodes the protein MVAALLDRLGVDSSLYQQGDHAVHSPIDGSRIGTVRLESRAEVEAKIARAAEAFHAWRKVPAPRRGELIRQYGEVLRQYKAELGELVSWEAGKITQEGLGEVQEMIDICDFAVGLSRQLYGLTIASERPGHHMRETWHPLGVVGVISAFNFPVAVWSWNTALALVCGNPVVWKPSEKTPLTALACQALFERVAKNFSDAPANLSQVVIGAREAGEALVDDPRVALVSATGSTRMGREVAPRVAARFARSVLELGGNNAMILAPSADLDLAVRAILFSAVGTAGQRCTTLRRLIAHESVKAEIVERLKAAYSKVRIGHPLEGNLVGPLIDKQSFEGMQRALEQARAEGGTVFGGERQLADRYPNAYYVSPAIAEMPGQSAVVCHETFAPILYVVGYSDFEDAIALNNAVPQGLSSCAFTTDVREAELFQSAVGSDCGIANVNIGPSGAEIGGAFGGEKETGGGRESGSDAWKAYMRRQTNTVNYSHELPLAQGITFD
- a CDS encoding LysE family transporter — encoded protein: MLSFFIAAMLLGFVFNAAPGAVFSETLRRGLRDGYKPALMVQIGSLVGDATWAALGLTGLALLLDSATVRYPLTIASALYLGWLGLQSLRDAHRPPQPSTEEQGASGGAFASGAALSLTNPQNIVYWAAMGGAMAAVGVAEPTPTHLAVFFGGFMLSSLLWCFICAGLVDWFRRAASTLWHRLTYLACGLCLLGLSGMTAAELLKLA